A DNA window from Arachis duranensis cultivar V14167 chromosome 3, aradu.V14167.gnm2.J7QH, whole genome shotgun sequence contains the following coding sequences:
- the LOC107481716 gene encoding polygalacturonase inhibitor 2: MASTSIISMFLLPVILLIWVSPAVLSEKCSPHEKKILLQVKQEFGNPSMLSSWNASTDCCTSAWEGIECTTEKPYRVSQIELHGLDLPGPVDLPPSLFNLVDLDELLIFEMPNLKGQIPPQISNLKKLTVLYLFSTNVSGPIPESLAQIKTLTNINLAGNNLSGPLPHLLPSLPSIRVIFADENRISGPIPDSYGSFASKSLVTLTLSHNMLSGKIPAALKGLDAELLDLSWNKLEGDGSVLFGAEKKTEEITLAGNMLSFDIGKVEFGRNITRLNLKHNRIYGKLPEQLTQLKQLTRFNVSYNQLCGPIPQGGRLQGYFAIDASSFAHNKCLCGSPLPPCK; this comes from the coding sequence ATGGCAAGCACCAGTATCATCTCCATGTTCCTTCTTCCCGTAATTCTATTGATATGGGTGTCTCCTGCAGTGCTCTCAGAGAAGTGCAGCCCACACGAGAAAAAAATCCTCCTCCAAGTGAAGCAAGAATTCGGCAACCCATCCATGCTCTCTTCCTGGAACGCTTCCACCGACTGCTGCACCAGCGCCTGGGAAGGCATCGAATGCACCACCGAGAAGCCTTACCGTGTTAGCCAAATAGAGCTACATGGGCTGGACCTCCCCGGCCCAGTTGACCTCCCTCCCTCCCTATTTAATCTCGTTGATCTTGATGagctcttaatttttgaaatgccCAACCTAAAAGGCCAAATTCCTCCCCAGATCTCAAACCTCAAAAAACTTACAGTCCTTTACTTATTCAGCACCAATGTCTCAGGCCCAATACCAGAATCTCTAGCCCAAATCAAGACCCTCACGAACATTAACCTCGCCGGCAACAATCTCTCCGGCCCACTCCCTCATCTCCTCCCCTCACTACCCAGCATCAGGGTGATCTTCGCCGACGAAAACCGCATCTCTGGCCCAATCCCTGATTCCTACGGTTCCTTCGCGTCCAAGAGCCTTGTGACGCTGACTCTCTCTCACAACATGCTTTCTGGGAAGATTCCGGCGGCGTTGAAGGGGCTGGATGCGGAGCTTCTGGATCTTTCTTGGAACAAGCTCGAGGGAGATGGTTCGGTGCTGTTTGGGGCGGAGAAAAAGACGGAAGAGATAACCCTTGCGGGAAACATGCTATCGTTCGATATCGGGAAAGTGGAGTTTGGTAGGAACATAACGAGGTTGAACCTGAAGCACAATCGCATTTACGGGAAGCTCCCCGAGCAACTGACGCAGCTGAAGCAGCTAACCAGGTTTAATGTTAGCTATAATCAATTGTGTGGACCCATTCCCCAAGGCGGAAGATTGCAGGGTTACTTCGCCATTGATGCTTCTTCGTTTGCACATAACAAGTGTTTGTGTGGGTCCCCCCTTCCTCCATGCAAGTGA